DNA from Flavobacterium aestivum:
TTCGTTTTTTTTAGGGCTTTTTTCGCCTAATCTTTGCAATCTCAAAAAGAAACAACCGTACAATAAAACCGGTAAAAAATCCGGTAAAGCTTCCCCTCAAAAAACACAATCAGGTTGTTTCCCAAAAACATTTTTAATCTAATACTCAATTTTTACCAACATTCAATGGAGCAGTTTTTATACCCCACTCTAACCGCATTCTTTGCCGCTTTTATTACCTGGCTTTTTTCAATAAGAAAATCATTAGCCGAAGATCGGGCAGCCGAACTTGACAACGCTGTCAGTGCCGTAAAATATTATCGTGATTTACTCGACGACATTACCGCCCGGCTCACTGCAGCAACCGAAACAATCAAAAAAATGGAAACACAACATCGGGAACTCATGCTAATCAATCAGCAATTAGTAGATGAATTACAAAAATTTAAACAACTAAACGGAAAACAAATATGACACTTGCCCAAAAAACCCTTGAAATTGCCATTGCTCAGATTGGCGTGGAAGAAATTCCAAAAAACAGCAACTCTGGTCCCGAAGTCGAAATTTATTTAAGAAGTGTAGGCCTTACCAAAGGATATTCATGGTGCATGGCTTTTGTTTATTGGTGTACCCAAAAAGCAGCCCTTCAAATAGCAGTCAAAAATCCTTTAAAGAAAACTGGTGGCGTACTGGACCAATATAATTCAAGACCTCTTTTAGTCAAAACTATACCTCAGTCAGGAGACATTTTTATACTCGATTTAGGAAAAGGTTTAGGTCACACCGGAATAATCGAAAAAGTAGTAGGGAACACGCTTTATACCATTGAAGGAAATACCAATGATAACGGAAGTCGCGAAGGTTATAAAGTATGTAGACGTAAAAGAGACATAAAAACCATTAAAGGATTTTTAGGACTATAAAATCAAATATACCATATGAACAAAAATTTAAACCGAATTGTTTTTTTGTTTTTTTCTATCTCAGTACTGGTTTCGTGTAGTAGTCCGAAACCGGCTCTAAGCGAAGACAAAACAAAAACCATCACCATCACAGAAACCGTACACGATACCATTTTTAGAATTGAAAAAGACAGCAGCTCCTACATGGCATTATTAGAATGCCAAAACGGAAAAGTCGTACTGAAAAATGTTACTCAAGCCGAACCAGGGCGTAAATTAAAAAGCCCAAGGGTTCGGGTTGAGAACAACAAACTTAGTGTGGACTGCGAAATAAATAAACAAGAACTCTATGCTTTTTGGAAGTCTAAGCAAGTAAAAGAGGTTCAACTCCAAACCATTAGAATTACAAAATACATTAACCAACTAACCTTTTGGCAAAAACTGCAAATCTGGTTAGGGAGAATCTTCCTTATCGTACTGGTCTATTTTATAATACGATTGGTATATAAATTCTATAGACCGATTTAAAGACAAGAACACAATTTTCAAACAATTTCATACTAATACATATGTCTATACAGTCTCATTTTTTCATAGAGTCAGGAGGCTTTCCTCAACAAACCGAAGCACAATCATTTGGACCCGTTACTAATGATGAATTTAGATTGACTTCAAAGTTTACTTTAGCTAGTCCCAAAAAAGCCTTTTCTATATGCAAAGGTGTGGTTTTATTACAACCGCAAACGGGTGATCCTACCAAAGTAAACCTCATCCTTCGTCCCTACAAACAACCTTTTCCGGGATTGAATGTAAAATATTTTATCTATAGAGGTTTAGAAAAAAGTGATTTTTTCACAGCAGATTCGGTTCCTAAAATCATCGAACAAACGGCATCAACATCTGATTTTATCAATAAGATCAATATTGATTTTCATGCTTTTCATGACAATCGCAAAGATGCGCAAAACAATCCTATACCAGTGCCCGCTTTTACAGCTAAGTACATCGGTTATGACCCTGAGGTTCTGAATTCTACACTACTATCGAGTTTGTTTTTTAAAGAATCTGAATTTGTTACTGCTGGAAATACTTTCGACGAAAAAGACGATTTCGAATTGCCGCTAATTGATATGGGAAAATCATTGGGGAATTTTGCCACTGGCGAATGTGGTATTGATGTAGTACTTAACTACGGCGACTACAAACACAATTTTGACAACAGCGAATTTGTTTTTGATTTAGGGTATGCCCGCCAAGCAGAAGCGAAGATTGTTCTTAGTGGTGATGCATTACAACAAAAACTACTACGTGAACAAAGTACGCAGTTCATTGATATTGCCGCTTTTTATGGTTTATACACCTCAGAAGGTAAAGTAACTGCGGACGTTGCAGGCACTAAAACGGATAAAAAAGGAATAGCCATATACAATGAGGTCATTAACAAATTTGCAACAAAAAATAATTGGTATATCTACTTACAAGGAGATCGTACCCGCAGTTATGACTTTTATGGTGATTATAAAATAACCAAAGGAACAGGAACCAATAATATTAAAACAGGACTTCTTGAAGATCCTGGCACCCATTTGGCCACTATGACTGAAGCCAAATACGGCACAAATGGCTGGCCACTCATTATCAACACCCAACAACAGGCCAGTACCGCCACAACTAATAACCTCTATTTACAATTGGTTACCGACAATAACAATAATACTATGATGTACGGGCAAATCGCAAACCTGGTAAACGCGCAAAAAGATAACTTCATAAATGCCGATGGTTTGCGTTCAGCGCCCGATTCAGAAGGCAATTACAGCCGTCTGACCACAACAGTGCAGCTTAAAACTCCCGCAGCTGATGGTAAAAACATAGCAAATCTTAGTTTAATACTCTATCAAGGGGTAACTTATGAATATGAAGCTGGAACAACACAAGATGCTAACGGAAATCCTGTAGTCTTAAATGGGCAATCCAATTTTTTTGACGATGTGTTTAGCTTGATAAATGCCGAACCCTTACTCAAATTGAATGGTATTAGCGAATTTTCTAAAATGACTTCTGAAAAGCTCAATCTCATAAATCAGTATTATGACAAGAAGCAGCAAGGAATCACAGTAGTGCAAACCCTCACAGTCAATGATGTGATAGAAACTGGAATCGAGGCTACACCAACTGTAGCCCGTGTAACCTATCTTACTGAAGCTGGTGATGTTATGAACAATGCGGTATCAGCTACCGGAAGCACCACGCCTGATACCAAAACCAGCGCCTCAGCAAGCGGTACCGTAACCAAAAGCAAAACCTATGAGCTACCAGATCCGTACTACTATAGTCTACAACTATTTACAGACAGTACACAAACCATTACTGGACTGGAACTCAAAACAGTTGATGGCAGCACACCCAACAAAATTATTCTGGGCTTGACCAAAGCCGAAAACGACATCATCAAAGCATTGATTACTCCAGATTTAAAAAACCCACGTCTCTTTTTGATTGACTTGTTCGAAGATGGCAACGAATTGGTTTCTCCCGAAAACATAAAATACCAAAAATACAAAGTGGGAATCGTGGCCGAAAACTCAGAAGGAAAACTAAAACTTTCTACAACCGATGTGATAGTGTATTCCCTAGATAGGAAATATCATTTTAGCAAGGGGTATAGTGAGCATGTGCCATTAATTTCATACGGAATTCAAGGTGATAATTTAATTAATGAACTAATTATTATATAATTATGGAAGATTACGCAGTTGTTTTAGCCAATGATTTGGTAGTAAAAGCTTCGAATTTTGGAAGCATTCTTAATTTAAAATTTAATCGGCAAGGTAAAGTAGTTTCCTTTTTATATGAAAATCAAACATATATCGCGCTTTTTGATTTCAAATCAAATGAATTCTTAGACTATGTTGAAGAAAGTTATTTTGACAAACTAAAAGCAAAAGAAGTTTATAAAGAGGGAAATAAATATGATGGAGTTGATAAAAAATTATGGGAGAATTTTGTATTTAAGAAATTTAATAATTTAACACCTGCTAAATTTAACGATACAATCTTTGGTTTACTTAGAGATTCATCTGGATTGTGTTATAATTATTATACTTGGATTTACACAAACCCTTACAAAGTTCCTACAAATCCACAACCAGCGCCTAATTCTTTTCCTGAAGGTAGGGCATGTGATACATTTGCTAATGGCACACATGCAAAAGACTTTTTTGATGCATACAAGAATCAAACCTTTTACGATACTAGTCAAAATGACATAAGACTTGTAGGGGAAATTGCATCCTTATTAAAAAAAGCAGGTGAGAAAACAGCAGAAGCTTTTCAGAATTTTACTTTATCAGGTGTAAATACTAGTGTTTTTACTTTTCATACATCTCAAAATGGCTATTCAAGAACAGAGTTTTTGGAATATAAAAAAGGGCTTGAATTATGGCTAAAGATGTTAAAAAAATATCAATCTGAGATTGGTAAATTAGGTCATGAAGAGCAATTATTTATTTATATTGATGTTATGTATCGACATAACATGCTTACATTATTGACTCCTCAACAAAGAATTAATATTTTAAAAATTTTAGTTGAAAAAAGACTCTTACTGAATTGGTATTGGGAGAATTTCTCTATTGGTTTTATTCATAAAGAAGATTTGGCAATCAATATATTAAAATCAGTCACAAATGCAGATGATACTGATTTGTTTTTGAAATTGCTTGTTTCTACCAATGTCATAAAATCAGAATACAAGGATAATCAAGGTACAACATATAAAACTACCAATACAACACTCTACAAGTTATTATTTTATAGAATGGATGATTATGGAGGAAATGATAATTTCACGACCTTTGCGCAGGAATTACAGAGGATTGTTTTGTTGAAAAACGGTATTATCAAGGCAAATACACCTCCTTTATATACAAAAGAAGAATTAACAGCAATTGCGAAAGCCCAATTTATCTGGAGAGAAAAACAACCTGAAAATGGACCAAAAGTAGAAAGAGTAAAATACGAAATTGTAAGCAATACAGATCAAAAAATAAAATTTAAAGAAACGATTTGGCTTACAACTAAACTAGAACCTTATTATAACACAAATTCTATAGGAGTAGATGTTATTGCTGGATATACAGAAGTTCCTGTAACAAAAGAACCACGGATATTTGAGTTAGATCATTTTGATTTAGTTTCAATACATTTTTACAATAATCCTTCTTTTATTGATCTCACTGCCGATCCAACTTATAAAGGTCTAAATTTTTTCACATTTGCAGGATTTGTTGACTATATATTAGAAAAAGAAAGAACTAAAGTAGCAGAAAATGTATTTAATGCAACTCTATATGCCATTTCATTGACTATAGGTTTGGGAGAATTAATTGCAGCTGTAAGAACTATAAATGCAGCAAGAGCAATTTTAGGAGTAGGTATGATAACTAGTGATACTGCTGCCTATTTAGTTGGAGAAACAGATTTTCATAATTATCTTGTTGTAACCTATGGACAAGCTAGAGCAACTGAAATATTAGGTAATATGGCAATTCTTTCTACAATTGCTTCATTAGGCACAAATACTATTGCAGGTTCAGGAATTTTGAAAGCATATTCTAGAGAGGAAGCTCTAAAATTAGTAGGTACTGGTGAAGCAATATTGAAAGATTCTAATGCCCTTTCAAAATTGGGAGCTACTCCTGCTTTACGTTTAGAGGCTAGATTAGCACTAGAAGAAGCAATTATAAAAATAAAAAAGGAATTATATTCTATAAGAAATGTACCTGAAGCTGTAGATGTTATTAAAAAGGTAAAAGCGGATGTATTATTTTTTAAATTTCCAGGTTTAAAAAATGCTCTTGATGAATTATCTGAATTTGAAAGATTGGCTTTTAGAACAAAGTTTCTTAACTTATCGGAAAGAGAAGCTAATGCTTTACAATCTCACTGGATTGGTTCTACGTTTGCTACAAAACAAGAAATTATACAAAAATCAGAGATTTGGATAAAAAACATTAAATTGCAACAGTATCTAAAAGATGGTCGTTATGATCTAATTTCAATTTTATATGATAAACCCATTACTGAAGGATATTTACATAATGGTGTTAGATATGCTATGACTACTGCCGATGCAACAGCAGAAACACTAAAAGAATTAAATAAAGCAATAATAATTGCAAACAGAACCGATGATGTAGTAATAATAGCCAACAATTGCGGATACCCTGAACATATAATTCAAAGAGTTAAGAATCATCTATTTAAAAACGAATATTTTATACTTAAAGATGATGGAACTTTTAGTTTGGGTAGATTACAACGATTTGAGACTAATGGAGATACATTCGGTGATAGTGATCTTTGGAATCATTTTATAAATACTCCTTTTACAGAAATTACAAATGTAAGAAAAGCAGAATTCAAATGGTTAATAGCACATGAATATATAGAAGCTGGTCTTATGGAAAAACACATGCCTTTAAGAAGTTTTATTAATGGAGATAATTATTTCAGTTATGATGTAGGAGCTCATTACCTTAGTGTTAATAAAACAGGATTAATGTTTGAATTTGCACCGTATACAACTTTAGGAAGATTGCAAGTTAATATCCCTCCTTTACCAACTCAAAATTTAGATAATTTGGATGATATTTTAAATCAGTTAATAACTTTTTATAAACTAGAATAAAAAATGGAAAATTTTCAAGAGAAACTCAAAGAGTTTAAAAATCAAATAAAAGGAAGAAAAATAGACTCAGATACTGCTGGAATATTATTGTTTAAAGATTTTTTATCAAAAATGAGTGAATGGAATCATGAGGCTAGTTTTACTGAAGATTGGATAAGTAAAATTAGTAGACAACATGATTTATTAAATATTGTTGGAATAGTAGCTCCAGATTTGTTGAAAAATGTAATTTCATTAAATGAATTTAGAAATAATGATCCTCAATATGGTGATACATTCAATTTATCAAGTGCAAGAGGTCTTGATGCAGGTTTAATCTATGCACTATTTTGTTGGGATTCATTTAAAGACAATCCAGTATTTGATAAATATAAAAATTTACCTGATCCCTATGATTCCATAAAAGCATTATATATTACGGGGCATTACGTTGATAGATCAGAACCAACTAAAATTACAATTGATTCAAAATGTATAGTTAGAACACAAACTGATTTTAGGTTACCATCACTAGATTATGATTTTCTAGATTATATTGATGAAGTATGTGAAAGAAGAGGTAGCGATGGTATTCCGAATCAAGAAAAAACGAATCAATTGTGGGAAGAGTTTCAAAAACAAAAAAAATAATTATTTTTTGTATTCCCCATTAGTTCGAATGTCCTGCATAAGAATATAACTTATTTACCCGATCGCTCGGATATGTAAAAAGTCACTCATGTACGATAGCGGGGATTTGCACCCGAGCGAAGCGAATTGACGAAGTAATCCGTGCTCCGAGCGATCTGGTCATTATTAAAAATGAAATGAACCAACTCGAAATAGATTGCAAGAGTTATCAATTTTTAAAAAAGGGAAAAAAATAGTAGTCACTCTTATTTTAACAGTGTTTTGAAGTAATTTAGATTTAGAAGAGTTATGGAATTATGGGCAGGTAAATTTAGGTATTCTCAATAAATCACCTCCCCTGTCGCTAAAATCCTTTATACTGGGGTGGCAACATTTGATAGAAGGATCTATAGAAAGAAATACCAAACTTTTGTTTTTGCTTATATCAATACAAATGAGGTTGTTATTGTCGCAAAAAAGACCTGTTAAACTCTCATTTTTGCTTACATCAAGGGCAACGAGTTGGTTGTCATTACATTCAAGTTTCGTCAAATTTATATTATCATTTACATCAAGACTTGTGAGTTGATTGTTGCTGCAATGAATTGTTCTCAAAACATTATTTTTCCCTAAATTAAGGGTAATGAGTTTATTCTTCTGACAATTAAGCCATGTCAAATTTGTATTCTTACTTATATTAAGCCTAGAGAGTTTGTTATTGTAACATTCAAGTCTTGCTAAATTTATATTCTTGCTTATATCAAGGTTAGTAAGTTGGTTGTAGCCGCAATTAAGACCTATTAAACTTATGTTTTTACTTACATCAAGGGTAGTGAGTTGATTGTCCCGACAATCAAGTTCTCTCAAAGAAGTAAAATATTCTATACCGGATAAGGAAGCAATGCTTTTATTTCTAATAATCATTTCATCACGAGAAACAACAGAAGGATGATTTGAAATGAATTTATTATCGAGAGTAAAAGCCTTTGGCACTATTGTTTTTAAATATGTCCTAAAGTTTGCATCTGGTATTTCACTATAAACAGGGGGAGTATTGTTCTTTTTTAAAGAACTATCAACAAAAGGAATATTATTTTTTTTTAAGGAATTATCAACGGGAGGAATATTGTTCTCTTTAAAACAACTATAACTTATATGACTTACTACTAATACTGCAAAAACAATAATGAATCTTATTATAAGCCGATTTTTTTTTATGGATAAAGTTTTGTTTTGCATTATTTATTTAGGAATAAGGTTTTAGAAAATTAGACTTTTTTTATGATTTAGAATATTTATTACTAAAAATCAAAAGAGTATAACATTATGTAAGATTATAAATTAAATTATTTTTTGCCAAAAATTTCTCTAAATATTTTCAAAAGAAGATTCTTTGAGCTGTTCTAAAAACTACAATTTCAGTAAAAAATACTGATCCAAACGATCATAAAAATTGTCATACTCAAGGCAGAAATCATGATCTAACAAACTCGAAAAAATTACATTCTACACACCCAAACGGAAACTTAAAGCCATAGGTTCCCCTACCCTTTCATTGGCTTTTTTTTAGCCATATTTAAAAACATTATCCATTTGCTTTACAACTCTGTAAAGCCCCAGAACAGCCATGTTAAACCTCTAAGCATACGTTTCTTAAAGCTCAAAATTAGGCTCATCTTTACACTGTCAAAAGGAATAAACACTGGTAAAAACCAAAAAACAAACCTTTTTAAAGTATTGTGAAGCTTAAATAAATTATCACAGTTCTTATAAATAATCTAACCCAAAAAAAATGCCCTTGATTGCGCAGATTGGTTTGATAGAACTACAATTTATCATTCAAAATACGAACAAAATTAAAGTCAAAAAAATAGAATATGCCAACTAACCCAATTCCAGCGATTCCAATTCCTACAGCTAGATATTACCCGCGATTATCCGAGGTAGTAACTGTAGATGATTTACCAGAGTTTTTGTCTTTTGTACAAAATGGCTTAAATGCCATTTTTGATAAGATACATTATAAAAACTTACAATATTCTAAGGGGTATCGTGGCGACTCAGCCTTTTATAGTCTTGATATCGTAACAAGCGAAAAACTGGCTATACCTATCCCCTTTGGCTTATCGTTTGTACTTAATCCAGACTTAACCGGTAATGATTCTAAGATATCATCGTTTCCTATCACACTCGAGTATCAGTGGGAGATTTTAGCGTTTCTAAAAACGTTTAACTCCTCTAGTTTTTCGTTTTCACCAGAAGATTTTTATTCGGTAGGATTACAAGTTTTTCACATCAGCCAAGAACAGGTGGTTGCCCACATGCTCAATATTTTTGTTGAGCCTGCAGATACAATAACAAAATACGAGCAAGTTTTAAAAGATATCAATGAGCTGTATGCTATTACACAAACCCCAGAATATGACGAATTAAAATTCCCTCCAGGTGTAGAACAATCTATAGCGAATCTTATTACAATTATAAGTAGTCACCCGAAAATCACAAAATCGATTCCGTTGGTTTTGTTTGCAGCTTATATTTTAAAATCAGATTTGGATGTAACTAAACAAAGATTACAGGAGTTTTATAATATCATCGTTCCAGATGGTATAGAAGCTCACATCAAAAGAATTATTACCCCAAAAGCCAAAGCTACACTAGCCTTGAGCGCCGGTATTGAGTTTCCTCAAACTATTTTAAGACCTGTTAACGAAAATGGTTCTGCTTACAGTGATCCAAATGCAAAATCAATATTTGCATTCGCTCAAGCACAACTGTATGCTGATACTGAAGCCGGAATAGGTTACCAATTAGAAATGGGAGGTTCCTTAATGCCTTCTAAATATGCCATGATTGGTAAATCCGGATTAATTCTGGAGTTAGATACTTTAAAACTCGATTTAAGTAAGAAAACCAATATTCCGGAAGCCGATGCCGATGGCAGACCTAATGACTTTGTTGGAGTATATGCCCGTGCGGTATCGGTAACCTTACCTTCAAAATGGTTTCATGATGATACAGAATCAACAGGAAATACTACATCAACATTAAAAATTGGTGCTTCAGATTTATTAGTTGGTACTGGAGGTTTATCTGGAAATATTTATCTGGAAACGGTTCCTGTGGTTACAGGTGGGGCTTTTAGCTATTTTAATGACAAGTTCGATTTCATTTATCCGATTACCATGTTCGAAACTGGAGAAAATGATAAGGTTGTTAAAGAAAAGAAAATTGCTGATTACACAGCTTTAATTAGTTATTTAGAGGAATTAAACGCTACAAAATTACCATACCCTTTTAAGTACCCGCTAACATTAAAAACAAGTGCTACATTAACATCTACAGTAGTAAGTCCTTCAACTATTTATACTTTTAATACTGCTCAGGAATACCAAACCTTTTTATCAAAACTTATTGAAAATACACTTTGGAAAACCATAGGTTCATCTAATAAAGGCTTTAAAGTAGGTTTCAACAAATTTGATATTACCTTCAAGCAAAACAAAGTTATTGGTTCTAATATAAAAGGATCATTAATCATAAATAAGTTCAAGGCAGCTGATAACGGACCATTCAGAGCAAACATTGAAGGCCATTTATATGATAATGGCGATTTTAACCTTACTGCTTCATTTCCTAAAGAAAATGAGCCTAAAAAAGCCACATTATTCAACTTTGTAGACTTTAA
Protein-coding regions in this window:
- a CDS encoding CHAP domain-containing protein, translated to MTLAQKTLEIAIAQIGVEEIPKNSNSGPEVEIYLRSVGLTKGYSWCMAFVYWCTQKAALQIAVKNPLKKTGGVLDQYNSRPLLVKTIPQSGDIFILDLGKGLGHTGIIEKVVGNTLYTIEGNTNDNGSREGYKVCRRKRDIKTIKGFLGL
- a CDS encoding leucine-rich repeat domain-containing protein — translated: MQNKTLSIKKNRLIIRFIIVFAVLVVSHISYSCFKENNIPPVDNSLKKNNIPFVDSSLKKNNTPPVYSEIPDANFRTYLKTIVPKAFTLDNKFISNHPSVVSRDEMIIRNKSIASLSGIEYFTSLRELDCRDNQLTTLDVSKNISLIGLNCGYNQLTNLDISKNINLARLECYNNKLSRLNISKNTNLTWLNCQKNKLITLNLGKNNVLRTIHCSNNQLTSLDVNDNINLTKLECNDNQLVALDVSKNESLTGLFCDNNNLICIDISKNKSLVFLSIDPSIKCCHPSIKDFSDRGGDLLRIPKFTCP